A genomic window from Acinetobacter chinensis includes:
- a CDS encoding universal stress protein yields the protein MSYNHILVPVDGSQISFSAVRHAAEIAKQFNAQLSLISLVAEDPFTDVDFYYSSAIMKEYFVQAYQNAEKALQEALKIADDAGVSAQSKITKGEVSAEGIVDAAKDLKADLIVIGSHGNKGFKKFLLGSFAQDVLGSTELPVMVIKA from the coding sequence ATGTCCTATAACCATATTCTAGTTCCTGTCGATGGTTCACAAATCTCCTTTTCTGCTGTCCGCCACGCTGCAGAGATCGCAAAACAGTTCAATGCTCAACTCAGTTTAATCAGCCTGGTCGCTGAAGACCCATTCACAGACGTCGATTTCTATTATTCTTCCGCTATTATGAAAGAGTACTTTGTGCAGGCATATCAAAATGCTGAAAAAGCTCTTCAGGAAGCATTGAAAATTGCAGATGATGCAGGCGTCAGCGCACAATCTAAAATTACCAAAGGCGAAGTCTCTGCTGAAGGGATTGTTGATGCAGCAAAAGATCTCAAGGCTGACCTGATCGTGATTGGTTCACATGGTAATAAAGGTTTCAAAAAGTTTCTTCTTGGCAGCTTTGCACAGGATGTACTGGGTTCAACTGAACTTCCGGTTATGGTCATTAAAGCATAA
- a CDS encoding TetR/AcrR family transcriptional regulator, whose product MVNAYQRKKDPEHIRKLILENTMILAAEKGVSGVSIQIVAEMAGVTKGGVFHHFPNKKALLEAMLHFVMSQIDAETEKLICADTESYGCFTRAYIEITLNANATAVSRYWDAISMTMLTEPDLNAIWAQWLEKRLSIHADTDQSVQLKILRYAADGVWLTGFAEMKLAEDFIKMKQELISRTYPASSQSFNGL is encoded by the coding sequence ATGGTCAATGCATATCAGCGGAAAAAAGATCCGGAACATATCCGTAAACTGATCCTTGAAAACACCATGATTCTTGCAGCTGAAAAAGGTGTCAGTGGGGTTTCAATACAGATAGTGGCTGAAATGGCCGGAGTCACCAAAGGTGGTGTTTTTCACCATTTTCCAAATAAAAAGGCATTACTGGAAGCCATGCTTCATTTTGTCATGAGTCAGATTGATGCAGAGACAGAAAAACTGATCTGTGCCGATACTGAAAGCTATGGCTGTTTTACCCGTGCATATATCGAGATTACGCTGAATGCCAATGCGACAGCTGTAAGCCGATACTGGGATGCAATTTCCATGACCATGCTGACTGAACCGGATTTAAACGCAATCTGGGCACAGTGGCTTGAGAAAAGACTGTCCATTCATGCAGATACGGATCAGTCTGTGCAGTTGAAGATATTGCGCTATGCAGCAGATGGGGTCTGGCTGACCGGATTTGCAGAAATGAAACTGGCAGAAGATTTTATAAAAATGAAGCAGGAACTGATTTCAAGAACTTATCCTGCTTCATCGCAATCATTTAACGGGCTCTGA
- a CDS encoding SMR family transporter, producing MNPVYTAYALLACAIVTEVIGSAFLVKSEGFTKPVPTLVVVVLYVIAFYLLAQVIKVIPLGIAYAIWAGVGIVLTAVVGFIFFRQQLDLPAMAGIGLIVAGVMVINLFSASSGH from the coding sequence ATGAATCCTGTTTATACAGCATATGCATTGCTGGCCTGTGCTATCGTCACTGAAGTGATCGGTTCGGCTTTTCTGGTCAAATCCGAAGGGTTTACTAAACCTGTACCGACGCTTGTTGTTGTTGTACTTTATGTGATTGCATTTTATCTGCTTGCTCAGGTGATCAAGGTTATACCGCTGGGAATTGCCTATGCGATATGGGCAGGGGTTGGCATTGTTCTGACTGCTGTTGTAGGATTCATTTTTTTCCGCCAGCAGCTGGATTTACCCGCAATGGCGGGTATTGGGCTGATTGTCGCGGGTGTGATGGTCATCAATCTGTTTTCAGCTTCTTCAGGACATTAA
- a CDS encoding benzoate/H(+) symporter BenE family transporter gives MQKFLQDFSIPAVFAGFITFLIGISVSAVLVIQAAQILGASAEQITSWFWALGLGIGLSGLILSWKFKYPVATSWSTAGLALIIATGSGYSLYEAIGAFLVCGAVTAVLGFLGIFEKVLSYIPQSLTSAMLAGVLLKFGITLFASLQNDWGFILSLLAVYIFSKRLSPRYSIVITVIAGLILCPLFMDFHTPAIQWHLAAPVWMTPDFTWSALFGLALPLFVINMASQYLPGLAMIKSYGYEPHVNQLIGWTGTIQAILAPFGCYTVNIAAISAAVSLDDQVHPDSSKRYIAGMSCGFFYILMGLFAATLTSLLMSFPHIFIVALAGIALFGTISHNIALAFHNVGDREAALMTFLFSASGVQFFGIGSAFWGLLFGFAVSAVLKFRAR, from the coding sequence TCTGATTGGTATCAGTGTTTCAGCGGTACTGGTGATTCAGGCTGCGCAGATTCTTGGTGCATCTGCTGAACAGATCACTTCATGGTTCTGGGCACTGGGACTCGGTATTGGTCTTTCAGGCTTAATTCTGTCATGGAAATTTAAATATCCCGTTGCAACTTCCTGGTCCACGGCGGGTCTTGCTCTGATTATTGCAACCGGCAGTGGTTACAGCCTGTATGAAGCAATAGGTGCATTTCTGGTCTGTGGTGCAGTCACTGCTGTACTTGGATTTTTAGGAATCTTTGAAAAAGTCCTTTCCTATATTCCACAAAGCCTGACCAGTGCCATGCTTGCAGGTGTATTGCTCAAGTTTGGAATTACGCTGTTTGCGAGCCTGCAGAATGACTGGGGCTTTATTCTGTCATTACTGGCAGTCTATATTTTTTCAAAGCGTCTTTCACCGCGCTACAGTATTGTCATCACTGTGATTGCAGGTCTTATACTCTGTCCATTGTTTATGGACTTTCATACGCCTGCCATTCAGTGGCATCTTGCTGCTCCCGTATGGATGACGCCGGATTTCACCTGGTCTGCACTGTTTGGTCTGGCACTTCCTTTATTTGTGATTAATATGGCATCGCAGTATCTGCCAGGTCTTGCCATGATTAAAAGCTATGGTTATGAACCCCATGTGAACCAGCTGATAGGATGGACGGGAACCATACAGGCAATTCTTGCCCCATTTGGCTGTTATACCGTCAATATCGCTGCAATCAGTGCTGCTGTCAGCCTGGATGATCAGGTACATCCTGATTCATCAAAACGCTACATTGCTGGGATGAGCTGTGGCTTTTTCTATATTCTGATGGGGCTGTTTGCAGCAACGCTGACCAGCCTGCTGATGTCATTTCCACACATTTTCATTGTTGCGCTTGCGGGTATCGCTCTGTTCGGTACCATTAGCCACAATATTGCATTGGCGTTTCACAATGTCGGCGATCGTGAAGCCGCATTGATGACGTTTCTGTTCAGTGCTTCGGGTGTCCAGTTTTTTGGTATAGGCTCTGCTTTCTGGGGGCTTCTGTTTGGTTTTGCTGTCTCTGCTGTTTTAAAATTCAGAGCCCGTTAA
- a CDS encoding universal stress protein, translated as MTYKHILVPVDESPISYAAVEQALSLAQELKSTVTVMSVIAVDPFVGVDFYKVAPAITDYFMQAEKNAQDRLAEIKLSFDRDGITVNTRVVRGVVPSEGIIQVADEVGADLIIMGSHGRTGFKKLMLGSVAQNVLTQSPVPVLIVKV; from the coding sequence ATGACTTATAAACATATTTTAGTACCTGTAGATGAATCCCCTATTTCTTATGCCGCAGTTGAACAGGCTCTTTCCCTTGCTCAGGAACTGAAAAGCACGGTCACTGTTATGAGTGTCATTGCTGTAGACCCATTTGTCGGGGTGGATTTTTATAAAGTTGCTCCCGCAATTACAGACTATTTTATGCAGGCAGAAAAAAATGCTCAGGACCGACTGGCAGAAATTAAGCTGTCTTTTGACCGTGATGGCATTACTGTAAATACACGAGTGGTTCGTGGTGTTGTGCCTTCTGAAGGTATTATTCAGGTTGCTGATGAAGTGGGAGCTGATTTAATTATTATGGGCTCACATGGCAGAACCGGCTTCAAAAAGCTCATGCTTGGAAGTGTAGCTCAGAATGTTCTGACTCAGTCCCCTGTTCCGGTACTGATCGTCAAAGTCTGA